The sequence GCCTGGTGGGGCTGGCCTCGCCGGCCCACGCCGCCGGCCCGGCGACGCCGGTCGACTCCGCGACGTCGACGCTGGTGAACCCCGAGCTCGACGTCGACGGGAACGCCCCCGTCGCCGGCATCGGCGCTCCGCAGACCGTCGTCGCCCCGGGCGGCACGACGAGCCTGTCCGGGACGATCATGCGCTACGAGGAGTCCACCGACGGCGACGACTCCGGTGCCCACGAGAACCTCGCCACGCTGCTGTTCAGCCCCGAGCACGGCCTGGTGCGGCTCGAAGGCGCCCAGGCCGAAGCCCTGCCGACCGACGCGCAGGTCACGGTGCAGGTCAAGAGCGCCGACCGCACCGACGCCGTCGAGGTCGTCGGTGTCCAGCTCGCGCAGGGCGCGTCCGTGGCGGCCGCCTCAGGCGCCGCGTCGGTGCAGCACGTCACGATGGCGTTCATCGCCCCCAAGGGCGCCGCGCAGAGCAGCGAGTACGGGCCCGCCGACGCCGCAGCCCTCGTCGACAAGGTCAGCACCTACTGGTCCACCCAGACCGGGAACCGCGTCAGCGTCACCCTCGACAGGACCGTCGACTGGTCGACCAGCACCGCCACCTGCGCCGCGCCGCAGGACCTGTGGAACGCCGCGGTCGCCTCGACCGGCTTCACGGCCGGCCCCGACCAGCACCTCGTCGTCGTCCTGCCGCGCGGGATCAGCGGCTGCTCCTACGGACTGGGCACCATCGGCAACGGCGTCGGCTCCGGTGGCCTGGTCTACGTCAGCGACACCTCGCAGTCGGTCCTCGCCCACGAGCTCGGCCACAACTTCGGCCTCGGACACGCCAACGCCGTGTACCCGGCCATCGGGAAGTCGACGGACGTGCAGTACAGCAGCAGCACCAAGTGGACCGCGAACGGCAGCCAGTACCAGGAGTACGGCGACGTCATGGACGTCATGGGGTACTCCGACCCCACGGACACCATCGGCACGGGCAGCCTGTCCGGCGCGCACCGCGCGGCCATGGGCGACCTGTTCGCCGACGAGGTCACCACCGTCAGCAGCACGGGCGACGTCGTCCTGCGGCCGCTGGGCGCCACGAGCGGCGCCGAGGCCAAGGTCGCGAAGATCGTCAACGGCGGCGCGGAGTACTACCTCGAGTACCGCAAGGCCGTCGGGGCCGACGCCACGACCTTCACCGACCGCCGCAACCCGGCGGAGGGCGTGCGCATCACGCGCGTCGACCCCGCCTCCGGCGGGAAGGCGTCCGTCGTCGTGGACACCAGCCCCTCCGGCACGAAGAACGACTGGGACTGGGGCCTGAAGCAGGGCCAGACGTTCTCCACCGGCGACGGGCGACTGCACTTCACCGTGTCCTCGCTGGCCGGCGGCCTCGCCACGGTCGAGGTCACGTTCGGCAACCTGCCCGGAACCGGACCCGTCGTCACCGTCCCCGGCACGCCCAAGATCACCGGTCTGACCCGCTCGGGTGCGCAGGAGATCACCGTGAAGTTCGCGGCCTCCACCGACAAGGGCGGTGCGACGTCCCTCACCGGGTTCGAGGTCGTCCCGTACGTCGACGGCGTCGCCGACCCCGGTTCCGCGGTCACCACCGCCGGGACGGCGACGACGGCGACGTTCCCGAACCTCGTGCCGGGCAAGAAGTACAGCTTCGTCGTCCGGTCGCAGAACTCCGCCGGCTGGAGCTCGGCCTCCTCCCGGACCTCCGACGTCCTCGTCCCGCTGCCGCTGACGCGACCCGGCGCGCCCACGGGCGTGACGGTCGCCGCCACCGGGTCGGACGCGAAGGTGACCTTCACCGCCCCGACGGACACCGGCAACACGGTCCTCAAGGCCTACAGGATCGTGCCCGTCGTCGACGGCGAGCAGCGCGACGCCTCCGCCCGGACCGTGGCCGGGAACGTCACCACGGCCACCTTCACGGGGCTGGTCGGCAAGGTCACCTTCCGCGTCTCGGCCCAGAACTCGGTGGGCTGGTCCGACGCCTCCGCCGATTCCGGCGAGCACGACTTCGGCACCGGTGTCCCGGGCGCCCCGGGGGTTCCGACCGTCGTCACGGGCGGCACGTCCGCCTCCGCCGCGACGATCACCGTGAAGTGGGCGGCACCGACCCTGAAGGGCGCCGCCGCGCTCAGCGGCTACGTCGTCACCCCCTCGGTCGGCGGGGTCGCCCAGACGCCAGTGAGCGTCTCGGCCTCGACGACGTCGTGGACGCAGAAGGCTCCGCGACTCGGCGAGGACTACACGTTCACCGTCGCGGCGAAGAACTCGTACGGCGTCGGCGAGGTGGCCACCACCGCGTCCGCGGCCAACGTCGCCTTCCGGCCCGCGGCCGTCACCGCGGTCGCCGTCACGGGCGTGGACAAGGGCAACCTCAAGGGCACCACCGCCACCGTGACGTGGAAGGCCCCGGCCACCGACAACGGCCGGGCCGTCACCGGCTACACCGTCACCGCGTACGCGGCGGGCAAGGTCGTCGGCACCGTCGCGGCCGCCGCGGACGCGCTCGGCGCCGACGTCACGGGTCTCACGCTGGGCACGAGCTACACGTTCGGCGTCGTCGCGACCAACACCGAGGGCGACTCGCCCGTCGCCAGGAGCGCGGCCGTCAAGGCCGTCGACGTGCCCGCCGCCCCGACGGCCGTCACGGCCACCGTCGCCGGCTCGGCCGCCGCGGGCGCCACGGTGACGGTGACGTGGAAGGCGCCGACCGTCGTCAACGGGGCCCCGGTGTCCAAGTACGTCGTCACCCCGGTGGTGGACGGGGTGGCGCAGGCCCCGGTGGAGGCCAAGGGCACGTCCCTGGTGGTGAAGAACGTCGCGCTCGGGTCGCCGGTGACCTTCACCGTCGCCGCGGTCAACGTCGCGGGGACGGGTGCCGCCTCGAGCGCCAGCGAGGCGAGGACCCCGGCCTTCGCCCCGACGGCCGTCACCGCCGTGACCACCGCCTACACCGGCTCGGGCACCACCGCCGGGGTGAGCTGGACGGCTCCCAAGACGGGGGGGTCGGACCTGCTGCCGTACACCGTGACGGCCTACCTGGGCGGCAAGGTCGCCCGGACCACCACCGTGGCCGCCGACGCCACGTCGGCCGAGTTCACCGGGCTGACGGCCGGGTCCAGCTACGTCTTCGGCGTCAAGGCCGCGAACTCGATCGGCTCGGCCGCCGAGGTGAAGTCGAAGGCGCTCGCCGTCGTCGACGTCCCCGCGCAGGTCGCGACCGTGACCGTCGTCCGCG comes from Kineococcus rhizosphaerae and encodes:
- a CDS encoding fibronectin type III domain-containing protein; this translates as MSRSAHRSALGLPRPLAWAAATTAVLAAGSCLVGLASPAHAAGPATPVDSATSTLVNPELDVDGNAPVAGIGAPQTVVAPGGTTSLSGTIMRYEESTDGDDSGAHENLATLLFSPEHGLVRLEGAQAEALPTDAQVTVQVKSADRTDAVEVVGVQLAQGASVAAASGAASVQHVTMAFIAPKGAAQSSEYGPADAAALVDKVSTYWSTQTGNRVSVTLDRTVDWSTSTATCAAPQDLWNAAVASTGFTAGPDQHLVVVLPRGISGCSYGLGTIGNGVGSGGLVYVSDTSQSVLAHELGHNFGLGHANAVYPAIGKSTDVQYSSSTKWTANGSQYQEYGDVMDVMGYSDPTDTIGTGSLSGAHRAAMGDLFADEVTTVSSTGDVVLRPLGATSGAEAKVAKIVNGGAEYYLEYRKAVGADATTFTDRRNPAEGVRITRVDPASGGKASVVVDTSPSGTKNDWDWGLKQGQTFSTGDGRLHFTVSSLAGGLATVEVTFGNLPGTGPVVTVPGTPKITGLTRSGAQEITVKFAASTDKGGATSLTGFEVVPYVDGVADPGSAVTTAGTATTATFPNLVPGKKYSFVVRSQNSAGWSSASSRTSDVLVPLPLTRPGAPTGVTVAATGSDAKVTFTAPTDTGNTVLKAYRIVPVVDGEQRDASARTVAGNVTTATFTGLVGKVTFRVSAQNSVGWSDASADSGEHDFGTGVPGAPGVPTVVTGGTSASAATITVKWAAPTLKGAAALSGYVVTPSVGGVAQTPVSVSASTTSWTQKAPRLGEDYTFTVAAKNSYGVGEVATTASAANVAFRPAAVTAVAVTGVDKGNLKGTTATVTWKAPATDNGRAVTGYTVTAYAAGKVVGTVAAAADALGADVTGLTLGTSYTFGVVATNTEGDSPVARSAAVKAVDVPAAPTAVTATVAGSAAAGATVTVTWKAPTVVNGAPVSKYVVTPVVDGVAQAPVEAKGTSLVVKNVALGSPVTFTVAAVNVAGTGAASSASEARTPAFAPTAVTAVTTAYTGSGTTAGVSWTAPKTGGSDLLPYTVTAYLGGKVARTTTVAADATSAEFTGLTAGSSYVFGVKAANSIGSAAEVKSKALAVVDVPAQVATVTVVRGGTAARPTVTVSWKAPTTGGSAITGYELTPLDGTSGTATTVKSTSFTVPGVQLGGTYGYRVTAVNAKGKAPVSDDSATVTVAYLPGVVLTPATALTATSATVTWTAPADSGSAVTGYVVTPYANGRAQATLQATGTTVTVDDLTAGSWTFGVRAVNGVGTGAEVTTKAVVVR